A genomic stretch from Eptesicus fuscus isolate TK198812 chromosome 15, DD_ASM_mEF_20220401, whole genome shotgun sequence includes:
- the PPP3R2 gene encoding calcineurin subunit B type 2, with product MGNEASYPAEMGSHFDHEEIKRLGKRFKKLDVDSSGALSADELLSLPELWHNPLAQRVFEVFDADGDGEVDFEEFVAGTSQFSLRGDEEQKLRFAFNVYDMDKDGYISNGELFQVLKMMVGNNMQDWELQQVVDKSIIILDTDGDGRLSFEEFRAAVWDLEVHKQLVVDV from the coding sequence ATGGGGAATGAGGCGAGCTACCCCGCGGAGATGGGCTCCCACTTTGACCACGAGGAGATTAAAAGGCTGGGCAAGCGGTTCAAGAAGCTGGACGTGGACTCCTCGGGCGCCCTGAGCGCGGACGAGCTGCTGTCGCTGCCCGAGCTGTGGCACAACCCGCTGGCGCAGCGGGTGTTCGAGGTGTTCGACGCGGACGGCGACGGCGAGGTGGACTTCGAGGAGTTCGTCGCGGGGACCTCCCAGTTCAGCCTCAGGGGGGACGAGGAGCAGAAGCTGAGGTTTGCTTTCAACGTCTACGACATGGACAAGGACGGCTACATCTCCAACGGGGAGCTGTTCCAGGTGCTGAAGATGATGGTGGGCAACAACATGCAGGACTGGGAGCTGCAGCAGGTGGTGGACAAAAGCATCATCATCCTGGACACGGACGGCGACGGGAGGCTCTCCTTCGAGGAGTTCCGAGCCGCCGTGTGGGACCTGGAGGTCCACAAGCAGCTGGTGGTGGATGTGTGA